Proteins co-encoded in one Rubrobacter naiadicus genomic window:
- a CDS encoding recombinase family protein, producing the protein MVRAAYYVRTDPEHTLPPREEQIASVEEYIGKMGYQQVASYEDLEAPGKLLYHKPALKEAINNIKEEEDWDVLVVAQVRCISDDETAIHELVHKFSLYGNRIESPERSWEELLSAMKDYRRAMARR; encoded by the coding sequence ATGGTACGAGCGGCATACTATGTAAGGACGGATCCCGAGCACACCCTGCCCCCGCGCGAGGAGCAGATCGCCTCCGTGGAGGAGTACATCGGGAAGATGGGTTACCAGCAGGTGGCCTCCTACGAGGATCTCGAGGCCCCCGGCAAGCTCCTCTACCACAAGCCGGCGCTCAAGGAGGCGATAAACAACATCAAGGAGGAGGAGGACTGGGACGTGCTCGTGGTGGCGCAGGTGCGCTGCATCTCGGACGACGAGACGGCGATCCACGAGCTGGTGCACAAGTTCTCCCTCTACGGCAACCGGATCGAGTCCCCGGAGAGGAGCTGGGAGGAGCTGCTCTCGGCCATGAAGGACTACCGGCGCGCCATGGCGCGCCGGTAG
- a CDS encoding ParB N-terminal domain-containing protein: MIPVLDDLRLVSVGRLVLHEAHDVGRLAALKERMLTEGVQRNPIIVSPFGGDYLVLDGAHRLRALSELGCTMVLVQLAELPARVESWSHLVDERVVRRALGEMDWVEGGREEWLFSVVFSSGEEVFVKPARPGIPAEIDLLWALQRGYPKGAPVRRVESGVPLDPPSGEALVRYRRFTPEELHQVVRLGKVLPAGITRFRIRERVLGVCFPLEKMYSGDEADRSAELKSFVRRMWEGGKVRRYEEPVVLFE, from the coding sequence TTGATCCCCGTTCTCGACGATCTGAGGCTGGTCTCCGTCGGGCGGCTGGTGCTGCACGAGGCGCACGACGTTGGGAGGCTCGCCGCGCTCAAGGAGCGGATGCTCACCGAGGGGGTACAGCGCAACCCGATCATCGTCTCACCCTTCGGCGGGGACTATCTGGTGCTCGACGGGGCGCACCGCCTGCGTGCCCTCTCGGAGCTCGGGTGCACGATGGTGCTCGTGCAGCTCGCGGAGCTTCCAGCGAGGGTGGAGAGCTGGTCGCATCTGGTCGACGAGCGGGTGGTGCGCCGGGCTCTGGGGGAGATGGACTGGGTGGAGGGAGGGCGGGAAGAGTGGTTGTTCTCGGTCGTCTTCTCCTCCGGGGAGGAGGTCTTCGTGAAGCCTGCGCGGCCGGGGATCCCGGCCGAGATCGATCTGCTGTGGGCGTTGCAGCGAGGGTACCCGAAGGGTGCGCCGGTACGTCGGGTGGAGTCCGGGGTGCCTCTCGACCCTCCCTCGGGGGAGGCTCTGGTCCGCTACCGGCGGTTCACGCCGGAGGAACTGCACCAGGTGGTCCGGCTGGGGAAGGTCCTGCCGGCGGGGATCACACGCTTCCGAATCCGTGAGCGGGTGCTCGGCGTCTGCTTCCCGCTCGAGAAGATGTACTCCGGGGACGAAGCCGACCGCAGCGCCGAGCTCAAGAGCTTCGTCCGGCGGATGTGGGAGGGGGGCAAAGTCCGGCGCTACGAGGAACCGGTGGTGCTCTTCGAGTAG
- a CDS encoding adenylosuccinate synthase, whose translation MTATVVLGLAWGDEGKGRVCDVLAADAGHVGRYSGGNNAGHTVRVGDEEFKVHLIPSGIVREGVICTIGNGVVVNPQVLEQEVEALEKRGVEVRSRLKVDGRAHLILPYHIRLDSHREKALGKAKIGTTNRGIGPAYEDKVSRVGIRVQDIFDEGILRTKLKAALREKNAIFEGIYGEEPFEVEELASYLLSFRDLLSPMIDDTGARLRRALDRGEQVLLEGAQATLLDNDHGTYPFVTSSNPSIGGACVGAGIPPRYLDRIVGVTKAYTTRVGDGPFPTELFDETGDRIREAGHEYGTTTGRPRRVGWLDLPAIKFSARLNGITHLAITLLDVLSAVEEVKICVGYEVDGRRTDEFPMSQTDLHHARPVYKTLPGWQEDITGCRMRGDLPEAAQEFVGFVEAEVGVPLCMISVGPEREQAIVEKIGA comes from the coding sequence GTGACGGCCACGGTCGTGCTCGGGCTCGCCTGGGGAGACGAAGGCAAGGGAAGGGTCTGCGACGTGCTCGCCGCCGATGCGGGCCACGTCGGGCGCTACTCCGGAGGCAACAACGCCGGGCACACCGTACGCGTCGGCGACGAGGAGTTCAAGGTGCACCTCATCCCCTCGGGGATAGTCCGCGAGGGGGTCATCTGCACCATCGGCAACGGGGTCGTCGTCAACCCGCAGGTGCTCGAGCAGGAGGTCGAGGCGCTCGAGAAGCGTGGTGTGGAGGTACGCAGCCGCCTCAAGGTGGACGGGAGGGCGCACCTGATCCTGCCGTACCACATCCGGCTCGACTCCCACCGCGAGAAGGCGCTCGGCAAGGCCAAGATAGGGACGACCAACCGCGGCATAGGCCCCGCCTACGAAGACAAAGTCTCGCGCGTGGGCATCCGGGTGCAGGACATCTTCGACGAGGGGATCCTGAGGACCAAGCTGAAGGCCGCGCTGCGCGAGAAGAACGCCATCTTCGAGGGCATCTACGGCGAGGAGCCCTTCGAGGTCGAGGAGCTCGCCTCCTACCTGCTCTCCTTCAGGGATCTCCTCTCCCCGATGATAGACGACACCGGCGCCAGGCTGCGCCGGGCGCTCGATCGCGGGGAGCAGGTCCTGCTCGAGGGCGCCCAGGCCACGCTGCTGGACAACGACCACGGCACCTACCCCTTCGTCACCTCCTCCAACCCCTCCATCGGAGGGGCGTGCGTCGGCGCGGGGATACCGCCGCGTTACCTCGACCGGATCGTGGGGGTCACCAAGGCGTACACCACCCGGGTCGGGGACGGGCCGTTCCCGACCGAGCTCTTCGACGAGACCGGCGACAGGATAAGGGAGGCCGGCCACGAGTACGGCACGACCACCGGAAGGCCCCGACGGGTCGGGTGGCTGGACCTGCCCGCCATAAAGTTCTCCGCCCGGCTCAACGGCATCACGCACCTCGCGATCACGCTGCTCGACGTGCTCTCGGCCGTCGAGGAGGTGAAGATCTGCGTCGGATACGAGGTGGACGGCAGGAGGACCGACGAGTTCCCGATGAGCCAGACCGATCTGCACCACGCCCGGCCCGTCTACAAGACGCTCCCCGGCTGGCAGGAGGACATAACCGGCTGCCGGATGCGCGGTGACCTTCCGGAGGCTGCGCAGGAGTTCGTCGGCTTCGTCGAGGCGGAGGTCGGGGTGCCGCTGTGCATGATCAGCGTCGGCCCCGAGCGTGAGCAGGCGATCGTCGAGAAGATAGGGGCCTGA
- the purD gene encoding phosphoribosylamine--glycine ligase, giving the protein MVVGSGGREHALVEALAASRLEPEMYAAPGNPGMAGIAKTVDIPASDLTALRDFARENGIDLTVVGPEDPLIGGIVECFSEEDLAVFGPSRAAARIEGSKVFAKELMRHAGVPTADFEVFDREESALAYLYSTERYPLVVKADGAAAGKGVTVARAREEAEEAVRACFGGKFGPAGRRIVIEECLEGREASVFVITDGEEILPFLPAQDYKAAYDGNRGPNTGGMGAYSPIFWMEPATYAAILEEIIRPTLHQLSLIGSPYTGVLYAGVMVTPEGPKALEFNCRFGDPETQVLLPRMESDLLELMIAAREHDLSGREVEWSSEKAVCVVLASEGYPEDYDTGVEITGLENLPAGVYVYHAGTEERDGRLYTAGGRVLNVVGTGPTILEARARAYAAVEQIHFEGMHYRTDIALEAIELEDL; this is encoded by the coding sequence ATGGTGGTCGGCAGCGGGGGACGCGAGCACGCCCTGGTCGAGGCGCTGGCCGCGAGCCGTCTCGAGCCCGAGATGTACGCCGCGCCGGGCAACCCCGGCATGGCGGGCATAGCGAAGACCGTGGACATCCCCGCCTCTGACCTCACCGCCCTGCGGGACTTCGCCAGGGAGAACGGGATCGACCTGACCGTCGTCGGTCCGGAGGATCCGCTCATCGGCGGGATCGTGGAGTGCTTCTCCGAGGAGGATCTCGCGGTCTTCGGCCCCTCGCGGGCCGCCGCGAGGATAGAGGGGTCGAAGGTCTTCGCCAAAGAGCTGATGCGTCACGCCGGGGTCCCGACGGCCGACTTCGAGGTCTTCGACCGGGAGGAATCGGCTCTCGCCTACCTGTACTCGACCGAACGTTATCCGCTGGTGGTCAAGGCGGATGGGGCTGCTGCGGGCAAGGGTGTGACGGTCGCCAGGGCGCGCGAGGAGGCCGAGGAGGCCGTGAGGGCCTGCTTCGGCGGGAAGTTCGGGCCGGCGGGCCGGCGCATCGTGATCGAGGAGTGCCTGGAGGGGCGGGAGGCTTCGGTCTTCGTCATCACCGACGGCGAGGAGATCCTGCCGTTCCTCCCCGCCCAGGACTACAAGGCCGCCTACGACGGCAACCGGGGGCCGAACACCGGCGGGATGGGGGCCTATTCGCCCATCTTCTGGATGGAACCCGCGACCTACGCGGCGATCCTGGAGGAGATCATCCGTCCCACGCTGCACCAGCTCTCCCTCATCGGCTCCCCCTACACCGGCGTGCTCTACGCCGGTGTGATGGTCACCCCCGAGGGGCCGAAGGCGCTCGAGTTCAACTGCCGCTTCGGAGATCCGGAGACGCAGGTTCTCCTGCCTCGCATGGAATCCGACCTGCTGGAGCTCATGATCGCCGCCAGGGAGCACGACCTCTCGGGACGCGAGGTGGAGTGGTCCTCGGAGAAGGCGGTCTGCGTCGTCCTGGCCTCCGAGGGTTACCCGGAGGATTACGACACCGGGGTGGAGATAACCGGCCTCGAGAACCTGCCGGCGGGGGTCTACGTCTACCACGCGGGTACCGAGGAGCGTGACGGCAGGCTCTACACCGCGGGAGGGCGGGTCCTGAACGTCGTCGGGACGGGACCGACCATCCTGGAGGCCCGCGCCCGGGCGTACGCGGCCGTCGAGCAGATCCACTTCGAGGGCATGCACTACCGCACGGACATCGCGCTGGAGGCGATAGAGCTGGAGGATCTGTGA